CGTGGTCGAGGCCCGCTGGCTGGCCGAGGACTCCGGCGGCCACTTCATGGACCAGTTCACGTACGCCGAGCGGGCCACCGACTGGCGGGGCAACAACAACATCGCCGAGTCGATCTACGCGCAGTTGGAGTTGGAACGGCACCCGATCCCGGCGTGGGTCGTCGTGGGCGCCGGCACCGGGGGTACCAGCGCCACCATCGGCCGGTACGCCCGCTACCGCCGCCTGTCCACCAAGCTCTGCGTCGTCGACCCGGACAACTCCGCCTTCTATCCGGCCTGGCTGGCCGCCGACTGGTCGGTACGCACCGGCAAGGGCTCCCGCATCGAGGGCATCGGCCGGCCCACAGTCGAGGCGTCCTTCCTGCCATCGGTCGTGGACCGGATGGTCCAGGTGCCGGACGCCGCCTCGCTGGCCGCGATGCGCGCCGGCTCGGCGGTGCTCGGCCGCCGGGTGGGCGGCTCCACCGGCACCAACCTGTGGGGAGCGTTCGGCCTGATCGCGGGGATGCTCGCCGACGGCCGGACCGGCTCGGTGGTCAGCCTGATCTGCGACGCCGGCGACAGGTACGCCGACACGTACTACTCCGACGACTGGGTGACCGCCCAGGGCCTCGACCTGGCACCCCATGCCACCACCATCGAACGCTTCCTGACCAGCGGCGCCTGGCCCGCCTGAGCGGCTGGTTCCCCGCGCGTACGTCAGCGCGCACGGCTCTGGTCCGCGATGCGGGCCTCGCTTCGGCTGCCGGCCTGGCGGCGTGTCGGGTTCGGCTCGGTCAGCGTGGGTCGATGCGCTCCGCCAGGCCGGGATAGCGCACCACGTAGCCGTCGGCGTCCAGGTCGATGTCCGCCGTGAAGGTGCCGCTGGCGAACCGCACCCGGCCCGGCCCGAGCCCGCTGTAGATCTGCTCGGCCGGCACCACCTCCAGGCCGGGCAGCAGCACCCACGCGACGGTGATCCGGCGCGGCATGTCGGCCGGCCCGCTGGCCAGCCCGAGCCGGTGCACCGGGAGGGAATTGAACAGCGGTGAGCCGCTCAGGTCGACGTCGAGCGCCTCGGCCAGGCGATCCGGGTCGTCGGTGCCCGGCAGGCCGGAGCGTGGATGCCCGGCCCTGGTCAGCGCCGCGTCCAGGTCGCCCTGCTCGGCGGTGGTCACCCGCCACCGGGACGCGGCACGCTCCAGCGTCACCCGGCGCAGCCAGCCCGACCCCTCGGCCTCGACCTCGACGCGCGCGGTGCTCCAGTCGGGCGCGGTGGTCAGCCGGTAGCGGGCGGTGAACGGAATCGGGTCCACGGCGAGCAGCGTGCCCCGCGCCGCCAACCCGTCGTCGTCGGTGAACAGGGCCTGCTCGCTGCCGGCGGTGTCCGTCCGGGACCAGAAGATCGACTTCGCCGTGGTCGCCATGAGCCGGACGTTACGCGACCGGAGCGACATCGGCAGGGCATGCGCGAACGCCGCCGCGGAGCGTGCGCTCCGCGACGGCGTTCCGGTGGATCAGTGCGTCAGTGCATCAGTGGGTACGCGCCGGCGGCCGACCGCCGAAACCGCGCCGCTCGTCGCGCGGCCGGTCGTCGCGCGGCCGGTCGTCCCGACCTCGGCCCTCGGAGCGGTAGCCACCCCGGGTGTCCCGGTCAGCGAAACGCCGCTCACCTGCCGGCCGGTCACCCCGGTCAGCCTGCGGCCGGTCGCCGAAGCGGCGCTCACCTGTGGGTCGGTCGCCGTACTGGCGGTCACTCTGCGGCCGGTCGCCGAAGCGGCGCTCACCTGTCGGCCGGTCGCCCTGCGGGCGGTCGCCGTAGCGGCGCTCGCCTGTCGGCCGGTCGCCCTGCGGGCGGTCGCCGTAGCGGCGCTCACCCTGCGGGCGGTCGCCGTACTGCCGGTCGCTGGTGGGTCGATCGCTGTAGCGGCGCTCGCCGGTCGGACGGTCGCCGTACTGGCGGTCACCCTGCGGCCGGTCGCCGAATCGACGCTCGCCGGTCGGCCGATCACCCCGGCCATCCCGGTCGCCGAACTGCGGGCGGTCGCCGTAGCGCCGGTCGCCTGTGGGCCGGTCGCCGTAACCCCGGCTGTCCCGGTCGGCGTAGCGGCGCTCGCCGGTGGGCCGGTCGCCGTACTGGCGCTCGCCCTGCGGGCGGTCGCCGAAGCGGCGCTCACCCTGCGGGCGGTCGCCGAAGCGGCGCTCACCGGTCGGCCGGTCGCTGTAGCGGCGCTCACCGGTCGGCCGGTCGCCGAAGCGACGCGGGCCGCCGGAACGGTCGTCGAAGCGACGCGAGCCGCCGGAGCGGTCGCCGTAGCCGCGCGGCTCCGCCTCCACGCGCACCGGGACGCCACTGGGCTCCCGGGCGCCGATCAGCTCGCCCAGCACCGGGTCACCGACCCGAACCCGGGTCTCGGCCGGCGCCACGCCGGCCTTCTCCAGCATCGCGAGGGTGGTACGGCGCTGCTTGGGCAGCACCAGCGTCGCGACCGCGCCGGACTCGCCGGCCCGGGCGGTGCGGCCGGCGCGGTGCAGGTAGTCCTTCGGGTCCTTCGGCGGGTCGACGTGCAGCACCAGGGTGACACCGTCGACGTGGATGCCCCGGGCCGCCACGTCGGTGGCGACCAGGACGTTCATCCGACCCTCACGGAACTCGGCCAGGGTCTTGGTCCGCATCCGCTGGGTCTTGCCGCCGTGCAGCCCACCGGCCCGGACGCCGACCGCCGCGAGCTGCTCGACGAGCCGGTCAACGCCCAGCTGGGTACGCGCGAAGACCATGGTCCGTCCGTCCCGGGCCGCGATCGACGCGGCCACCGGGAACTTCTCGTGCGGCGGGATCAAGAGCATGTGGTGATCCATGGTGGACACCGACGCCGTGGACGGCGCGGTGGAGTGCGTCACCGGGTCGTTCATGAACCGCTTGACAAGCGCGTCGACGTCACCATCGAGGGTGGCCGAGAAGAGCAGCCGCTGACCGTTGGCCGGCGTCTTCGCCAGCAGGTCGGTCACCTCGGGCAGGAAGCCCATGTCGGCCATCTGGTCGGCCTCGTCGAGCACCGTCACCTCGACGTCGTCGAGCTGGCAGATGCCCCGCTCGATCAGGTCGCCGAGCCGGCCCGGGGTCGCCACGATGATCTCCACGCCGCGCCGGAGCGCGTCGATCTGGCGGTCGTACGGAACGCCGCCGACGGCGGTCTTCAGGAAGACGTTGAGCGCCTTGCCCAGCGGCAGCAGCGCGTCGTTGACCTGCATGGCCAACTCACGGGTCGGCACCAGGACGAGGGCGCGCGGCCGCATGGGCCGGGCCGGGCGACCGGCGGCGACCCGGGCGAGCAGAGGCAGGCCGAAGGCGAGCGTCTTGCCCGACCCGGTCTGCCCACGGCCCAGCACGTCCCGGCCGGCGAGCGCGTCCGGAACGGTGGCCCGCTGGATCTCGAACGGGGTGGTGATGCCCTGGCGGGCCAGGGCACGCACCAGCGGCTCGGGCAGGCCCAGGCCGGCGAAGTCGATCGGCTCGGCGGCCTCGGCCGGCGTGTTCTCGGTCGAGACCGGCTCGGCCGCGACGACGTCGGACGTCTCCGGGGCTGCGTCGATCGCCACCGGGGTGGAATCGGAAACGGACGAAACGGTGCTGGAGTCAGCAGAGGTGGTCAACAAATGCCTTTCGAGCGGGGCGCATCTTCGCGATGGCCTGCCGCGGCTGTGCCGCCGGATCGCCCGCAAGATCGCCCAAGGGCGCGCACCACGCGCGCCGGGTCAGTGATCTCAACCAGTGTACGGCGGTTCGGCGAACCCGCCAGCCGGTTGACCGACGGTAGTGGGCGGACTCACGGACCCGCCACGGCGTCCGACCGTCGGATCAGCCGTTGAGCACGCTGCCCACCAGGCCGTCCATCGCATCGTTCGCGAGTAGGACGACAAGCACGCTGATCGCCACCAGCAGCCCCAGCGCGGCGATCAGGACGATTACCACCCGGGTGTTTCGCGATCGCTCGGTCGGCGTGTCGGACCAGCCCTGGGCGAGAATGTGCCCGGTCAGCGAGCCGGAATTCTCCACCGCCGCGTTGGCCGGCAGGGCGATCGTGGCGAACCCCGGTCCCTCGCCGCTGCCGTAGACGGTGCCCGCGAGATCGGTGCCGCCGTCGCGCCTTCCGGCGCGGGCGCCGGCTGGCGCGTCCCGCAGGGCGGGGCCGCCCGGCGGCGTGGTCGTCCGGTAGCCCGTACCACCGGTCGCCGGGGTGCCGGCGGTGGACGGCGTACTGACGGTCGTTGGCGTGCTGGCGGTGGACGGCGTGCGGGAGGTGGACGGCGTACCACCGGTCGTCGGCGTGCTGGCGGTGGACGGCGTGCCAGCGGTGGACGGTGGCCAGCTCGGGAGCGCGGGCGCGGGCACCACCGGTGGAGCCGAGACCGGCGCCTCGGCCCGGGCGCTGCTCGGTGCCGACGACGCGCCAGCCGACGTCCATGCGCCGCTCGGGGCCGTTGGCGCGCCAGCCGACGTCCATGCGCCGCCGGGGGCCGACGGTGCGGCATCCGACGTCGGGGCGCTGCCCGGACTCGGCCAGGCGGCCGGCGGCGCGGAGGCCGAGGCGGTGGCCCGCACGCCCGGGCTGGATGACGTGCCAGTGACACGCCTGTCGGAGTCGGCGCGCTCGACCGGCGACGAGGCTGTCCATCCGGCCGAGCCGGCCGGCGGCGCGGAGGCCGAGGCGGTGGCCCGTACGCCAGGCGTGCCTGTCGTCGCCGGGGGCGGCGGGAACGGTGGTGCCGGCATCGGACCGGGCGGTGGCATCGGAGGCCCGGGGACGGGCGGTGTCGGCGGGCCCGGCAGGGGCGGCAGCGGCGAGGGCGGCGGCACGGGTGGCCCCGGCACGGGTGGCACCGGGTCGGGCCGCGGAGTCGGGAAGGGGCCCGGCGTCGGCGACGGACCGGGCGGGTACGGCCCCGGACTCGGCGCGGGCTCCGGGTCGCCCGGTCCGGGAGGCGTCGGTTCCGGGGTCGGCGGCTCGGGAGGCTGCACCGGCTCCGGCGGCTCGGGACTCGCCGGCCCCGACCGGTAGACGGCAGACGTGCTCGCCCGGGAGTCCGACGTACCCACGCTGCCGGCCGCTACCCGGCTGCTGCCCGGCACCGTGGCGCTGGCCCGCGCCGGAGCGGTCGAGGTGGCCCTCTGGCCGGGCACCGGGACACCGGCCGGGCTGGCGGAGCCGGTGGCCCGGTAGGTGGTCGCGCTGGCCGGGGCGCCGGCCGGAAGATCACCGGGCAGCGCTCCGAGGGTCGCGACGCTCGCACGAGCCCGCACCGGTACGGCGGCAACCGCGCCGGCGGCGGCGTCATCCGACGCGGGTTGCTCGATGTCCGCCTCACGGGCGTCCGTGGAGGCGGCCCTGTCGCCAGGATCGCCACCGACGTCGTCCGCGTCGGCGACGTCATCCGCGGTGGAGACATCGTCCGCGGTGGAGACATCGTCCGCGGCGGCGGCCACTGAGGCGGCGGCAGGGTCCAGGTCGGCGTCGTCCTCCACGTCGGCGGCCCTTGCGTCGGGCTCGGCGGCCCTTGCGTCGGGCTCGGCGGCCCTTGCGTCGGGCTCGGCGGCCCTTGCGTCGGCGGCCCTTGCGTCGGCGGCCGTTGCCTCGGGCTCGTCGGCCTTCGCGTCGGCGGCCTCTAGGTAGGGCGTAGCGGCCCGTGCGTCGGCGGGCGCTGCCTCGGGCGTGACGGCTTCTGCGTCGGCAGCCTTCGCGTCGGGCGCGGCAGCCTTGGCGTCGGCAGCCTTCGCGTCGGGCGTGGCAGCCTTGGCGTCGGCGGCCTTCGCGGCGGCTGTCGCCGCTGCCCGCCCGTCGAGCGTGGCGGCGGCTTCGCCGTCGAACGGGTCGGCCTCCGTCAGCGCGGAGTCGACACTCTCCGCCGTATCTCTCTGCTCGGCCATCTCCGCCCTCCGCGCCATGCTCGCACCCGGCCCGTGACATCGGACCGGATGTGCCTGGTTGTCACCGTGCCACAGATCGCCCCGGGCGGACAGCCGGAGCCCGTGTGGCGGCTCAGCGGGCGGTGCTCGTGCTGGTCGTCGGGCTGTCGCTGGAGACCCCGCTCCGGCTGGCGGAGGCGGACGCGGACGCCGAGGCCGAGGCCGAGGCGCTGGCCGGTGCCGTGGTGGGCGGCGTCGGCATAGTCGGCGGCGTGTTGGTCGGGCTGCCGGTCGGGGTCGGGGTGCTGCCGCCGGTCGGCTTCGGGGTCGGGGTGCCGGTGGGCTTGGGGGTGGCCGATCCGGTCGGCTTGGGCGTCGGCTTGGTGGTCGGCGTCGGCTTGGTGGTCGGCGTCGGCTTGGTGGTGGGGGGCGGCACGGGCGGGAGGGGCACGGTCGGAGTCGGCACGGCCCCGATCACCCGGGTCGCGGCGTAGAGCCGGGACCAGCCGACCACCGAGATCTTGACCACGTCGCCGGTCGTGGGCGCCTGCACCATCTTGCCGTTGCCGATGTACATGGCGACGTGGTGGATCGTGGTCCAGCTGCTGCCGGAGGCGAAGAAGAGCAGGTCGCCGGGGAGCAGTGCGGTCTGCGGCACCGTGCGGGACCGGGTGGCGGCGTACTGGTCGCGGGAGACCCGGGGCAGGTCGAAGTAGTCGGCGCCCGGGGACCGGTACGCGGCCCACATCAGACCGGAGCAGTCGAAGCGGTCCGGCCCCTCCTCGGACCACTTGTACGGGTCACCGAGCTGGGCCAGCGCGTACCGGACGGCGGCCAGTGCCCGCGGGTGCGCGGACATTCCGTTGCTGCTCTGGCCGGTGACGTAACCCGCCCCCAGCTGCTGCTCGCTGGCCTCCTGCTGTCGCTCGATCTCGATCAGCTGCGCGGCGTTGTCCTTGCGCAGTTTGAGCAGGCTGGCCTCGGCGGTGCGCAGCGCCTTCTCGCCGGTGGTGAACTCGGCCTCGGCGGCGTCCACGGCAGCCTTGGCCGTGGCGTGCGCCTGGTAGGCGGCCTGCTCGCTGGCCCGAGCCCGGGACAGCTCACCGGCCACGGCGGTGGTGGCGCCCTCGACCTTCTCGCCACGGTTGATCCGCTGGAGCCGGCTCAGGCCCTGGATGTCGTCGACGAAGTCGCCGGGGGGCAGGGCGGCGGCTGCCTTGACCGCGTCCGAGGCGGCCGCGTCGGCTGCCTGCTGGGCACGGAGCAGAGCGTCCTGCGTGGTCGCCAGCACCTTGCCGGCGGAGGCGAGCTGGGCCTGCGCGTCGGTGCGTTTCTGCCGCGTCAGCAGCAGCTGGTCGCCGAGCAGGCCGACCTGGCTTTCACCGGCGGCGATCTGGGCGGCCAGCGGGCCGGTGCCGATGTTGGCCACCGGCGGGGCGGGGACGCCGACGACGGGCGGGCTGCCGGGCACCTGCGGCGCGCCGATCGCCGGCGGGCGGGCGCCGGTGTCCGGCACCGTCGTGGGCACTGCGGGCTCGGCGTACGCGGGGGTGGCCAGCACGGCGGCGGCGATCGCGCCGAGCAGGGCGGCCCAGAGCTTCGGCCGCAGCACCGGCGAGATCACCGGGCTCCGTCGTCGCTGCCGTCGCCCGCGCCCGCTGTCGACCATTCCACTCCCCGTCCGGTGCTCGGCGCCGCGCTCGGTGGGCACGGCCGTCGGGACGGTACCAGTGTGTGAGTTCCGCCCCACCTTGTCTTACCGCACGACGGCAGTGATGTCGATGCATCGGCGGGTTACGGGAGGCTGAGAGTCCGGTGAACTGGATCGCTGCCGCCGACCGTGCCGCCGAGGCCGCCCGAGTGCCGACGTACCCTCGGGAGGGACCGCAGGTGGAAGGGACGTGCCATGGACGCCGGACTCAAGCGTGAGCTCGAAGCGAAGGTGTACGCCGGTGAACGGCTGAGCCGGGAGGACGGCATCGCCCTCTACGACAGCGACGACCTGACCTGGTTGGGGCGGCTGGCGCACCACAAGCGCACCGCGCTCAACGGCGAACGGGTGATGTTCAACGTCAACCGGCACCTCAACCTCACAAACGTGTGCTCGGCGTCGTGTGCGTACTGCTCGTTCCAGCGCAAGCCTGGCGAGAAGGACGCGTACACGATGCGCATCGACGAGGCGGTCCGCAAGGCCAAGGAGATGGAGGACGAGCAGCTCACCGAGCTGCACATCGTCAACGGCCTGCACCCGACGCTGCCGTGGCGCTACTACCCCAAGGTGCTGCGCGAGCTGAAGGCCGCGCTGCCGAACGTCAAGCTCAAGTGCTTCACGGCGACCGAGGTCCAGTGGTTCGAGAAGATCAGCGGCCTGAGCGCCGACGAGATCCTCGACGAGCTGATGGACGCGGGCCTGGAGTCGCTGACCGGCGGTGGCGCGGAGATCTTCGACTGGGAGGTCCGGCAGCACATCGTCGACCACGCCTGCCACTGGGAGGACTGGTCGCGGATCCACGCCCTGGCGCACAGCAAGGGCATGAAGACCCCGGCGACCATGCTGTACGGCCACATCGAGGAGCCCCGGCACCGCGTCGACCACGTGCTGCGGCTGCGGGAGTTGCAGGACGAGACCGGCGGCTTCGCGGTCTTCATCCCGCTGCGCTACCAGCACGACTTCGTGGACTCGGCGGACGGCAAGATCCGTAACCGGATCCAGGCGCGCACCACGATGGCCTCGCCGGCCGAGTCGCTGAAGACGTTCGCCGTGTCCCGGCTGCTCTTCGACAACGTGCCGCACCTGAAGAACTTCTGGGTGATGCACGGTCTCTCGGTGGCCCAGCTCTCGCTGAACTTCGGTGTGGACGACCTGGACGGCTCGGTGGTCGAATACAAGATCACTCACGACGCCGACTCGTACGGCACCCCGAACACCATGCACCGTGACGACCTGCTGCACCTGATCTGGGATGCCGGTTTCCAGCCGGTCGAGCGGGACACCCGCTACAACGTGGTCCGGGAGTACGACAAGGCGCCGTCGCTGGCCGAGCGCCGCGCCGAGCCGCAGCAGGTCTGGGCCTGAGGCACCACGTACCCTCGCAGTCGATGACCGAGCAGCGCGGATCCGAGCAGCAGGGCGGGTTTCCCCGGCGGGACGCCGAGGGACGCGTGCGTACCCTGGGCGATCTGCTCGGGGTGTGCCTGGCCGGCCTGGTGATCGGCGTGCTGGCGCTCGTGCTGTTCGAGTGGGCGTTCGCCTCGTTCGGCGCCGGCGACTTCGGTCACACAAACGGTTGGCTCGCGGTGATCCTGCCGGCCTGGCTGTTCTGGGACGACTTCCGGGCCTGGGACTTCGGCGCGGCCCGGGTGGCGGCGGCGCTCGCCGCGGTGGCCGTCGCGGTGCTCGTGGGGCTGCTTGTCGCCGGACTGGCCGCCGGGTTCGCGCCGCTGCTGTCCGGCGCGTTGGGGGCGGTGGCGTTCACAGTGGCGTATGCGGTGGTCTGGTTTCCCGGCGTCCGTTGGCTGGCCCGCCGGACCGGCTGACCTCGACCGCCCGCCGGGCGGGTCGACCCTCCGCCGGCACACTGGCGGTCGAGCAGAGAACGGAGTGGTACAGGTGAGCGCGGCGGTCAAGTACACGCTGGGCCGGATCGGGCTGTTCGTCGCCGTGCTGGCGGGCCTCTGGCTGGTCGACATGAACGTGTTTCTGAAGCTGATGCTGGCGCTGGTCTTCTCCGCCGCGCTCTCCTTCTTCCTGTTGCGCGGCTGGCGCGACGAGATGGCCGAGGAGATGGCCGGCGCGGCCGAGCGTCGCCGCACCGAGAAGGAACGCCTCCGCGCGGCCCTGGCCGGCGAGGACGACAAGCCGGACGAGGCTCAGCGGCGGGAGCCGTAGGGTCCGCGGTCGCGCACTGCACCGGGCTCGTCGTAACGGGGCGGCGGAATCGGCCGCGTGCCGTTAGGGTCTGCCGCCGTGGAAATCTTCAGCAAGATCAACGACTGGCGGGCGAAGGTGTTCGTCTGGATCGGCCTGCCCGTCATCGCCGGCATCGGGTTGATGCTGGGCATTGGTGATCTCGGGCCGGCCTGGCAGGCCAAGGGCGGCGGCGGTACGACCGGCACCTTCACGGCCGTCTCCGAGGAGTGCTCGCGGCGAAGCTGCACCTGGCACGGGAACTTCGTGGCCGACGACGGTGCGAAGCGGGCGGACGTGATCCTGTACGACGCCCCGGACGCCCTGTCGACGGGAGAGACGGCTTCGGCACGGGACACGGGCGCTCGCAAGGGAGTCTTCTCCGCGACCGGGGGTTCGACCTGGCTGCTCGTCACCGGGCTCACCCTCGCCGGCGTGGTGGCCGGGGTCGCCTGGGTGATCTTCTTGGTCTGGACGATCCGCCGCCGCCGAGAGCAGAACAAGACGTTCGCCGAGGCGGTGGACCGGTAGAACGGCCGTGATCAAGAGGTTTGCGTCACCGGGAGCCATTCCCATGACGCAAACCTCTTGATCAACCAGGGTTGGGGGGGCAGCGGGGCGGGGCCTACCAGTTGGTGGAGTTGGGGACCTTGGGCCAGGGCTTGGACGTCGGCTTGATCAGGTATGCGACGCCGCCCGAGCCGCCGGAGACTCCGCCGGTGGCGTTGGTGCGCTTGGTCCGCAGCCAGATCTGCTCGAACTGCGCGCGCTTGTAGACGTTGCGTACGACGTCGTTGCTCGACGACGCGGGGTCGTTGACGATGACGTCGCCGTCGGCGGTGAAGCCGACCACCACGAACAGGTGCCCGGAGGTGCCGTAGTTCGCCCCGTCCAGCTCACTGGCGAGGAAGGACTGGCTGGTCACCACGGGGATGCCGGCGGCGATGAAGCGCTCCAGCTCGTCAAGCGAGTGCAGCCGGGTCACCCGCCCCTCCAGCCCGGGGAAACTGGCCGCGTACGCGGTGTTGAACGGCCAGTTGCCGGCGCCGTCGTACGTGTAGTCGTAGGTCATCCGGGCGGCGTGGTTGACCGTCGGGTCGGGGTAGGTCGGGTCCACCCAGGACGTGTCGGCCGCCGACGGCTTGCGCCCCCAGTACTCGACGACCATCTCGGTGGAGGTGGGCGAGCACCACGCCTCGCCGCCGCCGTCGTACTCGGGGTAGTGCCCGGCGTGCACGTTCTGCGAGTAACGGGGCACCGGCAGTTCGACACCCCAGGCGATGTGCCCGGCGCTCGGCGCGACGGTGAACCGGTCCGGCACTGTGGAGCTCATCGCGCCGAGCATCCGCACGACCGGCGCGGCGGTCTGCCCCGGCGCCCGGTAGAGGGTCAACCGCAGCTGGTACGACCGCAGCAGCACTCCAGCGTCGGCGTCGTCGATGCTGAAGGTGTCGGTCCAGATCGTCGACCAGGGGTCGCCCTGCTTGTCGACGCTGGTCCGCTTGATGTCGGTGTCGCCGGAGGCCCAGCGACCCATGACGTACCACGGGGTCTGGTCGCCGCTCGTGTAGCTGCCCTGCATCTCCACCTGGATCCAGGTGCCGGCGGGGGTCTCGGCGTTCCAGGAGGCGATCAACTCGGTCGCGTCGAAGCCGATCCGGGTCACCGGCGAGGTCCAGGTGCCGTACTCCCAGGTGCGGGTGGCGCCTGTGTGCGGGTCGGCGTACTCGATGGTGCCGGCCGGGCGGGCCAGGGTGACGCCCGCTCGCGGGCCGGGCACGACGCGGGTGCCGTCCCGGCTGCCCCGGTGCCAGTCGGCGGGACCGGACCAGTCCTGGAAGGTGATCTGCTCGTCGTGGGCGGGGGAGGGCGGCCGGGCCGCCGTCGCGGGGGCTGCGGTGGCGAGCAGGGTGAGCGCGCTGACGCCGGCGAGGGCGGCCGCGTGCAGGCGGGGACTGGCCATGGGTGCTCCGCGGTGTCGAGAGGGGGGATCGTCGCTGGTCAGTTTTCCGCTTGGAGGGAAGTTTCGCCATATGTTGAGCGGCAGAAAATCTTTGCCGCAGCGATGGTCAACCTGGGATGCACAGGGCGGTGCACGGGGCAGCGATCAATATTGATATGACCATGTGACTGATGGTGAAGTGTGCTTCACCGAGCGGGACATCCCGCCCTCCGAGGAGGTAGTCCATGACCCTGGGCAGACCCCACCCTCTCCGTCGCGTCCTGGTGCTCGCCGTCGTCACCGGGCTGGGAATCGTCACCGTCGCCGCCGGACCGGTAGCCGCCCAGCCGGCGCCGGACCGGACCGCCGAGCCGGCCGCCGCCGGCTACCGGGTGCTCGGGCCCCGGACCCTCGCCGACCGCAACGCGGTGGCCCGCACCGGGGCCGCCATCGACTACTCCGAACACGGAGTGCTGCACATCTCGGCCACCGCCGCCGAGGCCGCCGCCATCGGCAAGCTCGGCTTCCGGCTGGAACCGCTCGCGCCGCCGCCGAGCGCCGAGCGCGGCGCCGGCGAGGTGGGCACCCTTGCGTTCCCGCCCGCCGACTCCAACTACCACGACTACGCGGAACTGACGGCCGTCGTGAACCAGGTCGTCGCCGACCATCCGGCGATCGCCCGCAAGATCAGCATCGGTTCGTCGTACGAGGGCCGCGACCTGATGGCCGTGAAGATCTCCGACAACGTCGGCACCGACGAGAGTGAACCGGAGATCCTGTTCAACGCCCAGCAGCACGCCCGCGAGCACCTGACCGTCGAGATGGCGATCTACCTGCTGAACCTCTTCACCGACAGCTACGGCAGCGACTCCCGGATCACCAACCTCGTCAACGGCCGGGAGATCTGGATCGTGCCGACGGTCAACCCGGACGGCAGCGAGTACGACATCGCCACCGGGTCGTACCGGTCCTGGCGCAAGAACCGCCAGCCCAACAGCGGCTCGTCG
The DNA window shown above is from Micromonospora lupini and carries:
- a CDS encoding PLP-dependent cysteine synthase family protein, with protein sequence MTHLDRCDEASRSWVTEAIAAVEADANRSADTHLLPFPLPRSWGIDLYLKDESSHPTGSLKHRLARSLFLYGLCNGWIGPRTTIVEASSGSTAVSEAYFARMLGLPFIAVMPASTSPEKITQIEFQGGRCHLVDDPASVVVEARWLAEDSGGHFMDQFTYAERATDWRGNNNIAESIYAQLELERHPIPAWVVVGAGTGGTSATIGRYARYRRLSTKLCVVDPDNSAFYPAWLAADWSVRTGKGSRIEGIGRPTVEASFLPSVVDRMVQVPDAASLAAMRAGSAVLGRRVGGSTGTNLWGAFGLIAGMLADGRTGSVVSLICDAGDRYADTYYSDDWVTAQGLDLAPHATTIERFLTSGAWPA
- a CDS encoding putative glycolipid-binding domain-containing protein, with the translated sequence MATTAKSIFWSRTDTAGSEQALFTDDDGLAARGTLLAVDPIPFTARYRLTTAPDWSTARVEVEAEGSGWLRRVTLERAASRWRVTTAEQGDLDAALTRAGHPRSGLPGTDDPDRLAEALDVDLSGSPLFNSLPVHRLGLASGPADMPRRITVAWVLLPGLEVVPAEQIYSGLGPGRVRFASGTFTADIDLDADGYVVRYPGLAERIDPR
- a CDS encoding DEAD/DEAH box helicase, which produces MAIDAAPETSDVVAAEPVSTENTPAEAAEPIDFAGLGLPEPLVRALARQGITTPFEIQRATVPDALAGRDVLGRGQTGSGKTLAFGLPLLARVAAGRPARPMRPRALVLVPTRELAMQVNDALLPLGKALNVFLKTAVGGVPYDRQIDALRRGVEIIVATPGRLGDLIERGICQLDDVEVTVLDEADQMADMGFLPEVTDLLAKTPANGQRLLFSATLDGDVDALVKRFMNDPVTHSTAPSTASVSTMDHHMLLIPPHEKFPVAASIAARDGRTMVFARTQLGVDRLVEQLAAVGVRAGGLHGGKTQRMRTKTLAEFREGRMNVLVATDVAARGIHVDGVTLVLHVDPPKDPKDYLHRAGRTARAGESGAVATLVLPKQRRTTLAMLEKAGVAPAETRVRVGDPVLGELIGAREPSGVPVRVEAEPRGYGDRSGGSRRFDDRSGGPRRFGDRPTGERRYSDRPTGERRFGDRPQGERRFGDRPQGERQYGDRPTGERRYADRDSRGYGDRPTGDRRYGDRPQFGDRDGRGDRPTGERRFGDRPQGDRQYGDRPTGERRYSDRPTSDRQYGDRPQGERRYGDRPQGDRPTGERRYGDRPQGDRPTGERRFGDRPQSDRQYGDRPTGERRFGDRPQADRGDRPAGERRFADRDTRGGYRSEGRGRDDRPRDDRPRDERRGFGGRPPARTH
- a CDS encoding C40 family peptidase — translated: MVDSGRGRRQRRRSPVISPVLRPKLWAALLGAIAAAVLATPAYAEPAVPTTVPDTGARPPAIGAPQVPGSPPVVGVPAPPVANIGTGPLAAQIAAGESQVGLLGDQLLLTRQKRTDAQAQLASAGKVLATTQDALLRAQQAADAAASDAVKAAAALPPGDFVDDIQGLSRLQRINRGEKVEGATTAVAGELSRARASEQAAYQAHATAKAAVDAAEAEFTTGEKALRTAEASLLKLRKDNAAQLIEIERQQEASEQQLGAGYVTGQSSNGMSAHPRALAAVRYALAQLGDPYKWSEEGPDRFDCSGLMWAAYRSPGADYFDLPRVSRDQYAATRSRTVPQTALLPGDLLFFASGSSWTTIHHVAMYIGNGKMVQAPTTGDVVKISVVGWSRLYAATRVIGAVPTPTVPLPPVPPPTTKPTPTTKPTPTTKPTPKPTGSATPKPTGTPTPKPTGGSTPTPTGSPTNTPPTMPTPPTTAPASASASASASASASASRSGVSSDSPTTSTSTAR
- the mqnE gene encoding aminofutalosine synthase MqnE, translated to MDAGLKRELEAKVYAGERLSREDGIALYDSDDLTWLGRLAHHKRTALNGERVMFNVNRHLNLTNVCSASCAYCSFQRKPGEKDAYTMRIDEAVRKAKEMEDEQLTELHIVNGLHPTLPWRYYPKVLRELKAALPNVKLKCFTATEVQWFEKISGLSADEILDELMDAGLESLTGGGAEIFDWEVRQHIVDHACHWEDWSRIHALAHSKGMKTPATMLYGHIEEPRHRVDHVLRLRELQDETGGFAVFIPLRYQHDFVDSADGKIRNRIQARTTMASPAESLKTFAVSRLLFDNVPHLKNFWVMHGLSVAQLSLNFGVDDLDGSVVEYKITHDADSYGTPNTMHRDDLLHLIWDAGFQPVERDTRYNVVREYDKAPSLAERRAEPQQVWA
- a CDS encoding DUF4229 domain-containing protein → MSAAVKYTLGRIGLFVAVLAGLWLVDMNVFLKLMLALVFSAALSFFLLRGWRDEMAEEMAGAAERRRTEKERLRAALAGEDDKPDEAQRREP
- a CDS encoding C39 family peptidase; translation: MASPRLHAAALAGVSALTLLATAAPATAARPPSPAHDEQITFQDWSGPADWHRGSRDGTRVVPGPRAGVTLARPAGTIEYADPHTGATRTWEYGTWTSPVTRIGFDATELIASWNAETPAGTWIQVEMQGSYTSGDQTPWYVMGRWASGDTDIKRTSVDKQGDPWSTIWTDTFSIDDADAGVLLRSYQLRLTLYRAPGQTAAPVVRMLGAMSSTVPDRFTVAPSAGHIAWGVELPVPRYSQNVHAGHYPEYDGGGEAWCSPTSTEMVVEYWGRKPSAADTSWVDPTYPDPTVNHAARMTYDYTYDGAGNWPFNTAYAASFPGLEGRVTRLHSLDELERFIAAGIPVVTSQSFLASELDGANYGTSGHLFVVVGFTADGDVIVNDPASSSNDVVRNVYKRAQFEQIWLRTKRTNATGGVSGGSGGVAYLIKPTSKPWPKVPNSTNW